A section of the Ignavibacteriales bacterium genome encodes:
- the xseB gene encoding exodeoxyribonuclease VII small subunit, with translation MAKTRSAEQTFESSFKRLEDILNKLENDINETPLDDVMNYYQEGLELLKFCRTKLNETELKIEKIKAGQ, from the coding sequence TTGGCAAAAACCAGATCCGCAGAGCAGACATTCGAAAGTTCTTTTAAAAGGCTTGAGGATATACTCAATAAACTGGAGAATGATATAAACGAAACACCTCTCGATGACGTAATGAATTATTACCAGGAAGGGCTCGAATTATTGAAATTCTGCAGAACGAAACTCAATGAGACGGAGTTAAAAATAGAAAAAATTAAAGCAGGACAATAA
- a CDS encoding exodeoxyribonuclease VII large subunit: MINPITVSELSQELKFLIEQNFPFIYITGEISNFKIHTASGHYYFSVKDDKAQISCVMWSSRNRFLHVTPEDGMKVVIKGRVTVYEGRGTYQIDVFEVEPAGVGELQRAFERLKEQLQEEGLFDEEHKKDLPEFPQRVGIITSETGAAMHDFCNVTSKRYPNAEIFLFPVTVQGAIAAGTIVTAIKKAHTLKPGLDVLVLARGGGSLEDLWSFNEERVARAIYDAEIPIVSAIGHEIDFTIADFVADLRAPTPSAAAELIFPDKKELLERIKQFEYYIYGAIIDKINNLREILDALEGSYAFNRPMDILDEYKYRLDEIDRSVERTIKEKFYSLNNSLNYIDKILKNVDPQTIMRRGYAVVKRNDEVVSRAEGLKSKDDVSISFFDGSKEAQIK, translated from the coding sequence TTGATTAACCCCATTACGGTTTCAGAGCTAAGCCAGGAATTGAAATTCCTCATCGAACAAAATTTCCCCTTTATCTACATTACCGGCGAGATCTCCAACTTCAAGATACACACAGCATCCGGACACTACTATTTCTCAGTGAAGGACGATAAGGCCCAGATATCATGCGTTATGTGGAGTTCTCGAAATAGATTTCTGCATGTAACTCCCGAAGACGGTATGAAGGTCGTCATCAAAGGGCGCGTCACCGTATATGAAGGAAGGGGTACATACCAGATAGACGTGTTCGAAGTAGAACCTGCGGGTGTCGGTGAACTCCAGCGAGCATTCGAACGGTTGAAGGAGCAATTACAGGAGGAAGGTCTCTTCGACGAGGAGCACAAGAAAGACCTGCCCGAATTTCCGCAAAGGGTAGGCATCATCACCTCCGAGACAGGCGCTGCGATGCACGATTTTTGTAACGTCACATCCAAGCGCTATCCCAATGCAGAGATATTTCTCTTTCCAGTAACGGTGCAGGGGGCAATTGCCGCCGGCACAATTGTAACTGCCATAAAGAAAGCTCATACCTTGAAACCCGGGCTGGATGTGCTCGTATTAGCTCGTGGTGGTGGCTCTCTCGAGGATTTATGGTCATTCAACGAGGAAAGGGTAGCCAGAGCCATATATGACGCCGAAATCCCCATTGTGAGCGCTATTGGACACGAGATAGACTTCACAATAGCCGATTTTGTGGCTGATTTACGTGCTCCGACACCTTCAGCCGCCGCTGAGCTCATATTTCCTGACAAAAAGGAATTACTTGAAAGAATAAAGCAATTTGAGTATTATATATATGGCGCAATAATTGATAAAATCAATAACTTAAGGGAGATTTTAGACGCGCTGGAGGGCAGTTATGCCTTTAATCGACCTATGGATATTCTCGATGAATATAAATACCGCCTTGATGAAATTGACAGGTCGGTAGAAAGAACAATTAAGGAGAAATTTTATAGTTTAAATAATAGTTTAAACTATATAGACAAAATCCTGAAAAATGTGGATCCCCAAACTATCATGAGAAGGGGATACGCTGTCGTAAAAAGAAATGATGAGGTGGTATCCAGGGCAGAGGGGTTAAAGAGCAAAGACGATGTAAGTATCTCGTTTTTTGACGGCAGTAAAGAAGCGCAAATTAAATAA
- a CDS encoding sigma-70 family RNA polymerase sigma factor, with product MPENEAEKDEVTLNSDEIDDNADDPEESEEITEEEVLSEEELDQKKKDFETEAMPYINLLHNYAYRMTGNQLDADDLVQETYLRAFRFFHKFEKGTNCKAWLFRIMKNLFINKYRKNQKEPGKVDYDDVENFFDSIKSDRVESTDLQEKLFSNLLDDDLVNALNSLPDDFKTVVILCDIEGLSYEEIAEFVQCPIGTVRSRLHRGRKLLQQKLLGYAKDKGYDVTKALKE from the coding sequence ATGCCCGAAAACGAAGCTGAAAAAGATGAAGTGACATTGAATAGTGATGAGATTGATGATAATGCCGATGATCCCGAAGAGTCAGAAGAAATAACAGAAGAGGAAGTTCTCAGTGAGGAAGAGCTTGATCAGAAGAAGAAAGACTTCGAGACTGAGGCTATGCCTTATATAAATCTCCTTCACAATTATGCCTACCGAATGACAGGGAATCAGCTAGATGCCGATGACCTGGTTCAGGAGACATATCTACGCGCATTCCGCTTTTTTCATAAGTTCGAAAAAGGAACTAATTGCAAAGCATGGCTGTTTCGAATTATGAAAAATCTGTTCATAAATAAGTACCGAAAAAATCAAAAGGAACCGGGGAAAGTCGACTACGATGACGTCGAAAATTTCTTCGATTCAATAAAGTCAGACAGGGTCGAATCTACCGATCTTCAGGAGAAATTATTCTCGAACTTATTAGACGATGATCTTGTTAATGCTCTTAACTCGCTTCCAGACGATTTTAAGACGGTAGTGATACTATGCGATATAGAAGGATTGAGCTATGAAGAGATAGCAGAGTTTGTGCAATGCCCAATTGGGACGGTAAGAAGCAGACTTCACAGGGGGAGAAAACTATTACAACAAAAACTCCTTGGATACGCAAAGGATAAAGGTTATGACGTTACAAAAGCCTTAAAAGAATAA
- a CDS encoding TlpA family protein disulfide reductase has translation MKILNFTLALVFTVFLMACGSKDKTDTTSDNKKTDGDSKVENTSNTNSNTDTKTAGDGVMLSPVGKIEAAGTKGNVPNFTWQEDGKEMSTADLKGKVLFINMWATWCGPCIKEMPELSEISNELKDKDFKMVGLSVFHQEGTPEVKDFLEQKPVSYWIVDGNDELVNAFEQSIGSTIESIPTTFIVDKDGKIVETLIGSRDKAAFMEIINKYL, from the coding sequence ATGAAAATCTTAAACTTCACACTGGCTCTGGTATTTACGGTTTTTTTGATGGCATGCGGAAGTAAAGACAAAACAGACACGACGTCCGATAACAAGAAGACGGATGGCGACTCCAAAGTTGAAAACACCTCAAACACAAATTCCAATACTGATACAAAAACAGCAGGCGACGGTGTAATGCTGTCACCGGTCGGAAAAATCGAAGCGGCAGGAACAAAGGGTAACGTTCCTAACTTTACATGGCAAGAAGACGGAAAAGAAATGTCAACTGCCGATCTTAAAGGAAAGGTACTTTTCATCAATATGTGGGCAACGTGGTGCGGACCATGTATAAAGGAAATGCCAGAACTATCCGAAATCTCAAATGAGCTGAAGGACAAAGATTTTAAAATGGTCGGTCTCAGCGTATTCCACCAGGAAGGCACACCCGAGGTTAAGGATTTTCTAGAGCAGAAACCCGTATCATACTGGATAGTGGATGGAAACGACGAGCTTGTTAATGCATTCGAACAATCAATCGGGTCGACTATCGAAAGCATTCCCACAACATTCATAGTAGATAAAGACGGAAAGATCGTAGAAACATTGATCGGAAGCAGAGATAAAGCGGCATTTATGGAAATTATTAATAAATACCTCTAA
- a CDS encoding 1-deoxy-D-xylulose-5-phosphate reductoisomerase, whose protein sequence is MTKKVCILGSTGSIGSNALNVIRSLKKFGYDIEVTYLTTNSQTDKLAEQVKEFSPKGIVILDAVKAKEFKDKYSFPDLEIITGEEGLCDITSRYDYDLLISSLVGFAGLKPTIEAIKTGKTIALANKETLVVAGEMINKLLKENDTTLIPIDSEHSAILQCIVGEDTASVEKIILTASGGPFRTKSIEEMRKTSVKEALNHPNWNMGAKITIDSATLMNKGLEVIEAHWLFNISHEKIEVVVHPQSIIHSMVEFTDGSIKAQMGIPDMKIPIQYAITYPERVKSDFTRLDFSKYNTLTFEEPDYEKFECLKLAFEVLKKGGTYPAVLNAANEVAVDLFIKEKIGFLDIPAIINKCLDSHENRNNFTLEDIIDIDRQTRESISMY, encoded by the coding sequence ATCACAAAAAAGGTCTGTATTCTTGGATCAACCGGATCGATCGGCAGTAATGCTCTGAACGTGATCCGGAGCTTAAAGAAATTCGGTTACGATATAGAAGTAACCTACCTCACAACCAACTCCCAAACAGATAAACTCGCAGAACAGGTGAAAGAATTTTCGCCGAAGGGAATAGTAATCCTCGATGCGGTAAAAGCAAAGGAGTTCAAAGATAAATATTCATTCCCCGACCTCGAGATAATTACAGGTGAGGAAGGTCTATGTGATATAACATCCAGGTATGATTATGATCTTTTGATAAGTTCACTAGTAGGGTTCGCAGGATTAAAGCCGACGATCGAAGCCATAAAGACCGGGAAGACCATTGCGCTGGCAAACAAGGAAACGCTTGTAGTAGCAGGTGAGATGATAAACAAACTTCTCAAAGAAAATGACACGACACTAATTCCCATAGACAGCGAGCATTCAGCTATACTCCAATGTATAGTAGGAGAAGATACGGCTTCGGTGGAAAAGATCATTCTGACTGCGTCGGGCGGTCCGTTCAGAACAAAATCCATAGAGGAAATGCGAAAGACTTCCGTAAAGGAAGCACTGAATCATCCTAACTGGAATATGGGAGCAAAGATCACGATCGATTCGGCTACGCTAATGAACAAGGGATTGGAAGTAATAGAAGCGCACTGGCTATTCAACATATCGCACGAGAAAATAGAAGTGGTCGTACATCCCCAGTCAATTATACATTCGATGGTAGAATTCACGGACGGGTCCATTAAGGCACAGATGGGTATTCCCGATATGAAGATACCGATACAATATGCCATTACATACCCTGAGAGAGTAAAGTCCGACTTTACGAGGCTGGATTTCAGCAAGTATAATACACTTACTTTTGAAGAGCCTGATTATGAGAAATTCGAGTGTCTAAAGCTGGCGTTCGAGGTACTGAAAAAGGGCGGTACATATCCGGCAGTGCTGAACGCCGCAAATGAGGTGGCAGTCGATCTGTTTATTAAGGAAAAAATAGGATTTTTGGACATTCCGGCGATAATTAATAAATGCCTGGATTCACATGAAAACAGGAACAATTTTACGCTGGAAGATATTATAGATATAGACCGTCAAACGCGGGAAAGTATTAGTATGTATTAA
- the rseP gene encoding RIP metalloprotease RseP, whose product MEFINTLFYFIIVIGILVFIHELGHFLAARAMGMRADVFALGMGPRILGFNKKTGFSFGKLKDDLDLEGNTDYRICVFPIGGYVKVAGMVDESMDKEFINTEPKPWEYRSKPVWRRMVVITAGVIMNILLAFAIFYAINLAKGKSYVDTTTVGYVKMGSPAEASGLKAGDEILTINNKPIQYWDNIIQSIKIDNLGEPLTFVVKRNGEEKIITVPKDATGDLTQDGFGLYPEKMLPVITLVESDKPAGIVGLESKDVITSFAGVPIDNQQQLIDLIRSNANTEVEIAWTRDGKEMSGKITPSGDSTIGIGIAGEYTGPVQEISYNVFSAVPKAAGDMYYYGIEVFFGSMAKIFKGDIPFNKAIGGPIKIAQVSAQSAEGGFFTFISFIALLSMSLAIINILPFPALDGGHFMLLCYEGIVRKPVPFKVQIVLQNVGFALLLLLMLFVIYNDIISL is encoded by the coding sequence ATGGAGTTTATAAACACGCTATTTTATTTCATAATTGTAATTGGAATTCTTGTATTTATACACGAATTGGGACACTTCCTTGCGGCAAGAGCAATGGGAATGCGCGCAGACGTATTCGCGTTGGGAATGGGTCCAAGGATATTAGGATTTAATAAGAAGACAGGGTTTTCATTTGGTAAGCTAAAGGATGATCTGGACCTCGAAGGTAATACAGATTACAGGATATGTGTCTTCCCTATCGGCGGATATGTAAAAGTAGCCGGTATGGTGGATGAAAGCATGGATAAGGAGTTTATCAATACCGAACCGAAACCATGGGAATACAGATCAAAGCCTGTCTGGAGACGAATGGTCGTTATAACAGCGGGAGTCATTATGAACATCCTGCTTGCATTCGCAATATTCTACGCAATCAATCTCGCAAAAGGAAAGAGCTACGTCGATACAACCACAGTGGGTTACGTAAAGATGGGTTCACCTGCCGAAGCATCGGGACTAAAAGCCGGTGACGAGATACTCACGATCAATAATAAACCGATACAATACTGGGACAATATTATCCAAAGCATCAAGATAGATAATCTAGGTGAGCCGCTTACGTTCGTCGTAAAACGAAACGGTGAAGAAAAGATAATTACCGTCCCAAAGGATGCAACGGGTGATCTTACTCAGGATGGGTTTGGTTTGTACCCGGAGAAGATGCTTCCGGTAATAACCCTGGTCGAGTCGGATAAACCAGCCGGTATAGTAGGACTTGAATCTAAGGACGTGATAACTTCTTTTGCGGGAGTTCCTATAGATAACCAGCAACAACTGATCGACCTGATAAGAAGTAACGCAAACACGGAAGTAGAGATAGCATGGACACGTGACGGAAAAGAAATGTCGGGAAAGATCACGCCATCGGGAGATTCGACGATAGGTATCGGTATAGCCGGAGAATATACCGGTCCGGTACAGGAGATTAGTTACAATGTTTTCAGCGCAGTACCAAAAGCGGCAGGCGATATGTATTATTACGGTATAGAGGTCTTCTTTGGCTCCATGGCGAAGATATTCAAGGGTGATATTCCATTCAATAAAGCGATAGGCGGTCCGATAAAGATCGCGCAGGTTTCGGCACAATCTGCTGAGGGCGGATTCTTTACATTCATTAGTTTCATAGCACTGTTATCGATGTCGCTGGCTATAATCAATATACTTCCATTCCCGGCGCTGGACGGAGGACATTTTATGCTGTTATGCTATGAGGGAATAGTGAGGAAGCCGGTACCTTTCAAGGTGCAGATAGTGCTTCAGAATGTGGGCTTTGCGCTGTTACTGCTATTGATGTTATTCGTTATTTATAATGATATTATATCGCTATAG
- a CDS encoding SAM-dependent methyltransferase: MFRLNKNYWDEKYKQGELKWDIGYVATPLREYFDQLNNKEIFILIPGAGNAYEAEYLHSRGFLNTYVLDWSKSAVKSFLSRYPDFPEENILIDDFFEHNGKYDLIVEQTFFCAIEPILRPEYARKVYDLLNENGRLVGVLFNVELNTDRPPYGGFKSEYIKYFSPYFDINVFDTAFNSIEPRKGRELFMNLTKKHAI; encoded by the coding sequence ATGTTTAGGCTGAATAAGAATTATTGGGACGAAAAGTACAAACAGGGAGAGCTCAAATGGGATATTGGTTACGTTGCAACTCCTCTTCGTGAATACTTCGATCAATTAAATAACAAAGAAATTTTCATTCTCATTCCGGGAGCGGGAAATGCCTATGAAGCGGAGTATCTTCACAGCAGAGGCTTTCTGAATACTTACGTTCTGGATTGGTCTAAGTCTGCTGTCAAAAGTTTTCTTTCGCGTTACCCTGATTTTCCTGAAGAGAACATACTAATCGATGATTTCTTTGAACATAACGGCAAATACGACCTTATCGTCGAACAAACGTTCTTTTGCGCAATAGAGCCGATACTTCGTCCCGAATATGCACGCAAAGTTTACGATCTCCTAAATGAGAATGGAAGGCTCGTTGGAGTACTGTTTAACGTTGAGCTTAATACTGACCGTCCTCCTTATGGCGGATTCAAATCCGAGTATATTAAGTACTTCTCACCTTACTTCGACATCAATGTTTTTGACACCGCGTTTAATTCCATCGAGCCCAGAAAGGGCAGGGAATTATTCATGAATCTCACCAAAAAACACGCAATCTAG
- the clpX gene encoding ATP-dependent Clp protease ATP-binding subunit ClpX has protein sequence MAGKDKPGSTKPRCSFCGRSADKVTNMIKGPTDPRGRDVYICEICVGNAMQIIKQNSISSQSRSVSKIKSNLTPIGIKKFLDEYVIGQERAKKSLSVAVYNHYKRIDSLEVNALDDVEIEKSNILLIGPTGTGKTYLAQTLAKLLNVPFAIADATTITEAGYVGDDVESILVSLLQNANYDLHKAERGIIYLDEIDKIARKSDSVSITRDVSGEGVQQALLKLLEGTVAGVPPRGGRKHPEQPLININTKNILFICGGAFEGLEKTIEHRMDKSSVGFGANVISKHDKKNDEIMELVEPDDLIKFGLIPEFVGRLPVTTTLKSLDKAALLSILSEPKNAIIKQYQKLLRMEGVELEFQDDALEEVAQLAIKRGTGARALRSILENIMMDIMYKIPSKTNVTDCIITKEVITEQKEPIYINSNKKVFAQ, from the coding sequence ATGGCAGGCAAAGACAAACCCGGCTCCACAAAACCAAGATGTTCCTTTTGCGGAAGAAGTGCTGACAAGGTTACAAACATGATCAAGGGTCCCACAGACCCAAGAGGCAGAGATGTTTATATCTGCGAGATATGTGTAGGTAATGCAATGCAGATCATAAAACAGAACTCGATATCAAGTCAGAGCAGATCGGTTAGTAAGATAAAATCCAACCTCACACCAATCGGTATCAAGAAATTCCTCGATGAATACGTAATAGGACAGGAAAGGGCAAAGAAATCTCTTTCCGTCGCAGTGTATAACCACTACAAAAGGATAGACTCACTCGAAGTAAACGCTCTCGACGACGTCGAAATAGAAAAGAGCAACATCCTGCTCATCGGACCTACCGGGACAGGTAAGACATATCTCGCACAGACACTAGCAAAGTTATTAAACGTTCCTTTTGCGATTGCAGACGCTACGACCATAACAGAAGCCGGTTATGTAGGTGATGACGTAGAGTCAATACTGGTAAGCCTTTTGCAGAATGCTAACTATGACCTGCACAAAGCAGAACGAGGTATAATATATCTGGACGAAATAGATAAAATAGCGAGAAAGAGCGACAGTGTTTCCATTACACGAGACGTATCGGGCGAGGGTGTTCAGCAGGCATTGCTGAAACTGCTCGAAGGTACAGTAGCAGGCGTACCACCGCGGGGCGGAAGGAAGCACCCTGAACAGCCATTGATCAACATTAACACAAAGAACATCCTATTCATCTGCGGCGGCGCATTTGAAGGACTGGAAAAGACCATCGAGCACAGAATGGATAAGAGTTCCGTCGGTTTCGGCGCGAACGTTATTTCGAAGCACGATAAAAAGAACGATGAGATAATGGAATTGGTCGAGCCGGACGATCTGATCAAGTTCGGTCTCATACCGGAATTCGTTGGAAGGCTTCCTGTCACGACAACGTTGAAATCCCTCGATAAAGCGGCATTGCTATCCATACTCTCAGAGCCGAAGAACGCCATTATCAAACAATATCAGAAACTTCTCCGAATGGAAGGTGTCGAGCTGGAATTCCAGGATGACGCCCTTGAGGAAGTCGCACAACTGGCTATCAAAAGAGGTACGGGCGCAAGAGCATTGAGATCCATACTCGAAAATATAATGATGGATATTATGTACAAGATACCGTCGAAGACCAATGTAACGGATTGTATAATTACTAAGGAAGTAATTACCGAACAGAAAGAGCCAATATATATCAATTCCAATAAGAAGGTATTCGCGCAATAA
- a CDS encoding acyl-CoA carboxylase subunit beta, with amino-acid sequence MSAIESDIKKDNEFLAREDFHKNLLRKTKAIGDKLKLGGGEKAIEKLHSKGKLHCRERINLLIDEGSFFMELGLYAGYGMYEEYGGAPSSGTVFGIGKIHGRNCVIVANDATVKAGAWFPITCKKNLRAQEISMENKLPIIYLVDSAGVFLPMQDEIFPDKEHFGRIFRNNAVMSSMGIPQIAAIMGPCVAGGAYLPIMSDEALIVDKTGSIFLAGSHLVKAAIGEKIDNESLGGATVTTEISGITDEKMKNDEECIAKIRSLVEKFGETEKAGFDRIESKLPKHKQKEIYGILPESTSKPYDTYDLIARIVDDGDFDEYKPGYGKTIITGYARIDGWAVAIVANQREVIKSSKGEMQFGGVIYSDSADKAARFIMNANQRKIPLVFLQDVTGFMVGSRSEHGGIIKDGAKMVNAVANSVVPKITIITGNSYGAGNYAMCGKGYDPRFIYAYPNAQIAVMGGAQASNVLLDIKMGQLKKEGKEISEEDKKKFLKEIHDRYDEQTNVLYAASRLWVDEVIDPAKTREYISYSIELANNNPDMPKFNPGVIQT; translated from the coding sequence ATGAGTGCCATAGAATCCGATATCAAGAAAGACAATGAATTTCTTGCGCGTGAAGATTTTCACAAAAACTTACTGCGCAAAACAAAAGCCATTGGCGACAAGCTCAAACTCGGAGGCGGTGAAAAAGCCATCGAGAAACTCCATTCAAAAGGCAAGCTTCACTGCAGGGAAAGAATTAACCTGCTTATAGACGAAGGATCGTTTTTCATGGAGCTGGGTCTGTATGCCGGTTACGGTATGTATGAAGAATACGGCGGAGCTCCGTCATCCGGAACGGTCTTTGGTATCGGAAAGATACACGGACGTAATTGCGTCATAGTAGCAAATGATGCCACTGTGAAAGCTGGCGCATGGTTCCCTATCACATGCAAGAAGAATCTCCGCGCGCAGGAGATATCTATGGAGAATAAGCTTCCGATAATCTATCTCGTAGATTCGGCAGGTGTATTTCTTCCAATGCAGGATGAGATATTCCCTGACAAGGAGCATTTCGGAAGAATATTCAGGAACAACGCGGTAATGAGTTCTATGGGAATCCCCCAGATAGCGGCAATAATGGGTCCCTGTGTAGCAGGCGGCGCTTATCTTCCCATCATGAGTGACGAGGCGCTGATAGTAGACAAGACGGGAAGCATCTTCCTGGCGGGCTCACACCTGGTAAAGGCGGCAATAGGTGAAAAAATAGATAACGAATCACTCGGAGGCGCAACCGTAACGACAGAGATCTCGGGCATTACCGATGAGAAAATGAAGAACGACGAAGAGTGTATTGCCAAAATAAGAAGCCTCGTAGAAAAGTTCGGTGAAACGGAAAAGGCAGGATTCGACAGGATAGAGAGCAAACTCCCTAAACATAAACAAAAAGAAATTTACGGAATACTGCCTGAAAGCACCTCTAAGCCATACGACACATACGACCTAATCGCAAGAATTGTTGATGACGGTGATTTCGATGAATATAAACCGGGCTATGGAAAGACTATTATTACGGGTTACGCGAGAATAGACGGATGGGCAGTTGCTATCGTGGCAAATCAAAGAGAGGTTATCAAAAGCAGTAAAGGCGAGATGCAATTCGGCGGTGTAATATACTCCGACAGCGCTGATAAGGCAGCGCGTTTTATAATGAACGCTAACCAGAGGAAGATCCCGCTGGTATTTCTGCAGGACGTAACAGGATTTATGGTGGGTTCACGCTCGGAACACGGCGGTATCATTAAGGATGGCGCTAAAATGGTGAATGCGGTTGCTAACTCGGTCGTTCCGAAGATCACCATCATAACCGGGAACAGCTACGGAGCAGGAAACTACGCGATGTGCGGTAAAGGATACGATCCCCGTTTCATATACGCATATCCAAATGCTCAGATTGCCGTGATGGGCGGCGCGCAGGCAAGCAATGTACTGCTGGATATTAAAATGGGTCAGCTAAAGAAAGAGGGTAAAGAAATAAGTGAAGAGGATAAGAAGAAATTCCTCAAAGAAATACACGACAGGTATGATGAACAAACGAACGTGCTTTATGCTGCATCAAGATTATGGGTGGACGAAGTGATAGACCCGGCAAAAACACGTGAATATATTTCCTATTCAATAGAACTAGCAAATAACAATCCCGACATGCCCAAATTCAATCCGGGCGTGATACAGACTTAG
- a CDS encoding AAA family ATPase: MAFNFNKLTLKSQEAIQKAQDLASDNSNQQIEPAHLFEALLSEKEGIVNSILLKLGVNKDLLESRTEEIVKSFPKVSGAGAGNIAISRELADVLEKSSKEAAGMNDEYVSVEHLLLGLADAKRTKVGELLNSSGITKDNILKILKEVRGSARVTGQNPEETFQSLEKYGRNLNQLAAKGKLDPVIGRDQEIRRVLQVLSRRTKNNPVLIGEPGVGKTAIAEGIAHRIVQGDIPENLRDREIVALDMAALVAGAQYRGQFEERLKGVLKEVEESNGKIILFIDELHTVVGAGAAEGSMDASNMLKPALARGELRCVGATTLDEYRKYIEKDPALERRFQPVFVGQPDVEDTISILRGLKEKYEVHHGVRITDAAIVAAAQLSDRYIADRFLPDKAIDLIDESASKLRIEIDSMPEEIDQIDRRIKQLEIEKEALKRELKH; this comes from the coding sequence ATGGCATTTAATTTTAACAAGCTCACGCTGAAATCACAGGAAGCCATACAGAAGGCTCAGGATCTGGCTTCCGATAACTCTAACCAGCAGATAGAACCCGCGCACCTGTTTGAAGCGCTCCTCTCCGAGAAAGAGGGAATAGTCAACTCCATCCTCCTGAAGCTCGGGGTAAATAAGGATCTGCTGGAATCAAGAACGGAAGAAATTGTGAAATCCTTCCCAAAGGTATCCGGCGCAGGGGCAGGAAATATCGCTATATCACGTGAACTGGCGGACGTGCTGGAGAAATCTTCTAAGGAAGCCGCCGGGATGAATGATGAATACGTATCCGTCGAACATTTACTTCTCGGTCTTGCGGATGCGAAAAGAACGAAAGTAGGGGAGCTGTTAAACTCCAGCGGGATAACAAAGGATAACATACTAAAAATATTGAAGGAAGTCCGCGGCTCTGCAAGGGTAACCGGACAAAATCCTGAAGAAACATTCCAGTCTCTCGAAAAATACGGACGAAATCTCAACCAGCTTGCCGCGAAAGGTAAACTGGACCCCGTTATCGGACGCGACCAGGAGATAAGGAGAGTGTTGCAGGTTCTATCCAGGCGAACAAAGAATAATCCCGTGCTGATAGGTGAACCCGGTGTCGGTAAGACTGCCATCGCGGAAGGCATCGCGCACAGGATAGTGCAGGGCGACATCCCGGAAAATCTTCGTGACAGGGAAATAGTCGCACTCGATATGGCAGCACTTGTAGCCGGTGCGCAGTACAGGGGACAGTTCGAAGAGAGACTAAAGGGTGTCCTTAAAGAAGTCGAGGAGAGCAACGGCAAGATAATTCTTTTCATAGATGAATTACACACTGTCGTCGGGGCAGGCGCGGCGGAGGGGTCGATGGATGCATCTAATATGCTGAAGCCCGCTCTGGCGCGGGGCGAACTCAGATGTGTTGGCGCGACGACACTCGATGAATACAGGAAATACATTGAAAAAGATCCCGCGCTGGAAAGAAGATTCCAGCCTGTATTCGTTGGGCAGCCCGATGTCGAGGATACGATTTCCATACTTCGCGGTTTAAAAGAAAAATACGAAGTACATCACGGTGTCAGGATAACCGACGCAGCAATAGTAGCCGCAGCGCAATTATCCGACCGTTATATCGCGGATAGATTCTTACCCGATAAGGCGATAGACCTGATAGACGAATCTGCTTCCAAACTAAGAATAGAAATAGATTCCATGCCTGAAGAGATAGACCAGATAGACAGAAGAATTAAGCAATTGGAAATAGAAAAAGAAGCGCTGAAAAGGGAATTGAAACACTAA